The Crocinitomicaceae bacterium genome includes a region encoding these proteins:
- a CDS encoding AMP nucleosidase encodes MNSKEEIVNNWLPRYTGSKLEDFGHYILLTNFNNYLEIFAAKFQAEIKGKDKAMPNATANGITMINFTMGSANAATIMDLLSAVKPKACLFLGKCGGLKKKTGIGDLVLPIAAIRGEGTSNDYFPSEVPALPAFNLQRAVSTTIRETGRDYWTGTVYTTNRRVWEHDDKFKEYLRKTRAMAIDMETATLFITGFANKIPTGALLLVSDQPMVPDGVKTEKSDKLVTENFVKEHVEIGINSLLEIKNNGTSVRHLKFPYSEEY; translated from the coding sequence ATGAACTCTAAAGAAGAGATTGTCAATAATTGGTTACCTAGATATACCGGTTCTAAACTTGAAGATTTTGGACACTATATTCTGCTAACCAATTTCAATAATTATCTTGAGATTTTTGCGGCAAAATTTCAGGCTGAGATCAAAGGAAAAGATAAAGCCATGCCTAACGCAACTGCAAACGGAATTACCATGATTAATTTCACCATGGGCAGCGCAAATGCAGCAACCATAATGGACTTGCTTAGTGCCGTTAAACCAAAAGCATGTTTGTTTTTAGGCAAATGTGGCGGCTTGAAAAAGAAAACCGGAATTGGTGATTTGGTATTACCTATAGCCGCCATTAGAGGTGAAGGTACATCTAATGATTATTTCCCGTCTGAAGTCCCCGCTTTACCGGCTTTTAACCTGCAACGCGCAGTTTCTACTACCATTCGTGAGACTGGACGTGATTACTGGACAGGTACTGTGTACACCACCAATCGCAGGGTGTGGGAACATGATGATAAGTTTAAAGAATATCTCAGAAAGACTCGTGCTATGGCTATTGATATGGAAACGGCAACGCTCTTTATCACAGGATTTGCCAATAAAATTCCTACCGGTGCTTTACTTTTAGTGTCTGATCAACCTATGGTGCCTGATGGAGTGAAAACAGAAAAAAGCGATAAATTAGTGACTGAAAACTTTGTCAAAGAACACGTTGAAATTGGAATTAATTCCTTGTTAGAAATTAAAAATAACGGTACTTCAGTTAGACATCTCAAGTTCCCGTATTCAGAAGAATATTAA
- a CDS encoding sensor histidine kinase — MIYLLVRKEYKFVFLLYGLVGSVLTHYAINFSMATPHYNDFLWLFVVSFLVFVGLGRIWGLITLAVNALATFYFIFFVHNEHIRVVQPMDTKFAWLAFLELIVVFFVIGFIMHQFLMMQKYSDTKLKKVNFELQTQNELILAKNNENTALVKEVHHRVKNNLQIIISLLRLQQSEMKNQEMQDQFTEAINRIMIMSSIHQRLYAEKELSRVDVKSYVEELARDLNSIYNNTHDVNMNIEITYAFADLKTIVPLGLLLNELISNSLKYAFENTDKSTITIRLLENGEKLFLEYSDNGRWKQKGSDNAGFGLDLIQILTEQLNGTHSFHTDESGTQYTFELNKLG; from the coding sequence TTGATTTACCTATTAGTTCGTAAAGAATATAAATTTGTTTTCCTCCTTTATGGTCTGGTTGGTTCGGTTCTTACGCATTATGCCATCAATTTTTCCATGGCAACGCCTCACTATAATGATTTTCTTTGGTTATTTGTTGTATCGTTTTTAGTATTTGTTGGGTTAGGCCGAATTTGGGGATTAATAACGCTTGCCGTAAATGCACTTGCTACTTTTTATTTCATCTTTTTTGTACACAATGAACATATACGGGTTGTACAACCTATGGACACCAAGTTTGCCTGGCTTGCTTTTCTGGAGTTGATCGTCGTGTTTTTTGTCATTGGTTTTATTATGCATCAATTTCTTATGATGCAGAAATATTCAGATACAAAACTTAAAAAAGTAAATTTTGAATTGCAGACGCAGAATGAATTAATTCTTGCTAAAAACAATGAAAATACTGCCTTGGTGAAAGAGGTTCATCACCGGGTAAAAAATAATTTGCAAATCATTATTTCATTGCTCCGTTTGCAGCAAAGTGAGATGAAAAATCAGGAAATGCAAGATCAGTTCACTGAGGCTATCAACCGCATCATGATTATGAGTTCAATTCACCAACGGTTATATGCAGAGAAAGAACTTTCACGTGTTGATGTAAAAAGTTATGTTGAAGAGCTTGCACGCGACCTGAATTCTATCTACAACAACACGCATGACGTAAACATGAATATTGAAATTACCTATGCATTTGCAGATTTAAAAACTATCGTTCCACTGGGCTTGCTACTGAATGAACTTATTTCAAATTCTCTGAAATACGCATTTGAAAATACAGACAAAAGTACAATCACAATTCGCTTGCTTGAAAACGGTGAAAAACTTTTTCTTGAATATAGTGACAATGGCCGTTGGAAACAAAAAGGCAGTGATAATGCCGGATTTGGACTTGATCTGATTCAAATTCTCACTGAACAGTTGAATGGTACACATAGTTTTCATACAGATGAAAGTGGAACACAGTACACATTTGAATTGAATAAATTAGGTTAA
- a CDS encoding N(4)-(beta-N-acetylglucosaminyl)-L-asparaginase has protein sequence MKSRRQFIRVAALGTAALAASGASAHILKTQKKDKNKTMNKPIVLSTWNHGLDANKAAWTILSADGSALDAVEAGVKVTESDFTNLSVGLGGLPDRDGNTTLDACIMDHQNRCGAVGFLQHIENPIAVARKIMEDTPHVMLVGDGAYEFAISKGFQHNEFKSEKAQEAWREWLKTSEYSPVINRENHDTIGMIALDSNGNLSGACTTSGLAYKMRGRLGDSPIIGAGLFVDNEVGAACATGLGEAVIRIAGSSAIVEMMRHGMSPFDACKEAVDRLIRKHGNQVENLQVGFIALNKNGEWGSYSVYSGFNVALRDNQNEKLVDSAYDRSW, from the coding sequence ATGAAATCACGAAGACAATTTATTAGAGTAGCGGCACTAGGCACTGCTGCTTTGGCGGCATCCGGTGCATCTGCACATATTCTCAAAACGCAAAAAAAAGATAAAAATAAAACAATGAATAAGCCTATTGTGCTGTCAACGTGGAATCATGGTTTAGATGCCAACAAAGCTGCATGGACAATTCTTTCAGCAGATGGTTCAGCGCTTGATGCGGTTGAAGCCGGAGTAAAAGTCACAGAATCAGATTTCACTAATTTAAGTGTTGGTTTAGGTGGCCTTCCTGACCGTGATGGCAATACAACGTTAGATGCTTGCATTATGGATCATCAGAATCGCTGTGGGGCTGTAGGTTTTTTGCAGCATATAGAAAATCCTATTGCTGTTGCACGCAAAATAATGGAAGATACGCCACACGTAATGTTGGTTGGTGATGGTGCTTATGAATTTGCTATCTCAAAAGGATTTCAGCACAACGAATTCAAATCTGAAAAAGCTCAAGAAGCATGGAGAGAATGGTTGAAAACATCAGAGTATTCACCGGTAATCAATCGTGAAAATCATGATACTATTGGCATGATAGCCCTAGATTCCAATGGCAATTTATCAGGTGCATGTACTACATCTGGTCTTGCATATAAAATGAGAGGTAGATTGGGTGATTCTCCAATAATTGGTGCCGGACTTTTTGTAGATAATGAAGTTGGTGCCGCTTGTGCAACAGGTTTAGGAGAGGCTGTCATCCGCATTGCGGGGTCATCTGCAATAGTTGAAATGATGCGACACGGCATGTCACCTTTTGATGCTTGTAAAGAAGCCGTTGACCGTCTTATACGAAAACATGGTAATCAGGTTGAAAATCTTCAAGTAGGTTTTATTGCGCTTAATAAAAATGGAGAATGGGGATCATACTCAGTTTATTCTGGCTTCAACGTAGCCTTGAGAGATAATCAAAATGAAAAATTAGTAGATAGCGCTTATGACCGCTCGTGGTGA